A genomic region of Ktedonobacteraceae bacterium contains the following coding sequences:
- a CDS encoding L-erythro-3,5-diaminohexanoate dehydrogenase, with product MQLIPGQDSFFDLGVHRVIEPGGTLPQPAWKLDNTPIARPSETLVNVHALHIDSASFTQIAIACDRDSTRIRKHILDIVAQRGKMHNPVTGSGGVLIGTIQELDEVFGKTHGLAIGDTIVSLTSLSWLPLYLETIFAIHPERCEVEVRGKAIFFRGNPVSKLPGDLPQSIVVAALDVAGAPARVSTLVSPGMRVTVLGAGGTAGLLTLCAIRQKFGRNGQIIAIEYSEKALRDIETLKVADVLVQGDATCPLELVERVRTACGKSDYQAHLAINVVNVPNTEFATILLTRADGRILFFSMATSFTVAALGAEGMARQVEMHIGNGYMPDHGGVALQLLRDYPGLREIFTRRFG from the coding sequence ATGCAGCTAATTCCCGGCCAGGATAGTTTTTTTGATCTTGGCGTTCATCGTGTAATAGAACCAGGAGGAACGCTGCCCCAGCCTGCCTGGAAACTCGATAATACTCCTATTGCGCGCCCATCCGAAACGCTGGTTAACGTACATGCGCTGCACATCGATTCGGCCAGCTTCACACAGATAGCAATTGCATGTGATCGCGATTCCACCCGCATAAGAAAGCACATCCTGGATATTGTGGCACAGCGCGGCAAAATGCATAATCCCGTTACCGGCTCCGGCGGCGTCCTGATTGGGACAATACAGGAACTCGACGAGGTATTCGGCAAAACTCATGGATTGGCTATAGGAGATACCATTGTGAGCCTCACCTCGTTAAGCTGGTTACCATTGTATTTAGAGACTATTTTTGCTATCCACCCGGAGCGTTGCGAGGTAGAGGTTCGCGGCAAGGCGATATTTTTCCGCGGCAATCCGGTCAGCAAACTTCCAGGGGATCTGCCACAGTCCATCGTAGTTGCAGCCCTCGACGTGGCAGGCGCTCCCGCGCGAGTTTCGACGCTGGTAAGCCCGGGCATGCGCGTCACGGTGCTGGGAGCAGGAGGCACCGCCGGGCTACTGACCCTGTGCGCCATACGACAAAAATTTGGAAGGAATGGGCAGATCATTGCTATCGAGTACAGCGAAAAAGCGCTGCGAGATATCGAGACTTTAAAGGTTGCTGATGTCCTTGTCCAGGGCGATGCAACATGTCCGCTTGAACTGGTCGAGCGGGTAAGAACAGCTTGCGGGAAGTCTGACTACCAGGCGCATCTCGCGATCAACGTGGTGAATGTTCCCAATACTGAGTTTGCTACTATCCTGCTGACCCGGGCGGATGGTCGTATTCTCTTCTTCAGCATGGCCACAAGTTTTACTGTGGCAGCATTAGGCGCCGAGGGCATGGCCCGCCAGGTCGAGATGCATATCGGCAATGGCTATATGCCAGATCATGGAGGAGTTGCGCTACAACTCTTGCGCGACTATCCCGGCCTGCGTGAGATCTTTACGAGACGCTTTGGCTAG
- the glgB gene encoding 1,4-alpha-glucan branching protein GlgB, whose protein sequence is MTVPQQHGAPEKLEVIGQDMPTIFTDFDLYLFGQGKHYRIYEKMGAHPATFNGVEGVNFAVWAPNARTVSVIGDFNGWNRSAHPMHLRHNDLGIWECFIPGLKEGIIYKYAILSRYNHYAIDKTDPYGFAFELRPNNASIVASIHQHQWGDDAWMDQRGRHQDLNAPISIYEVHLGSWKHIPERHVEGAPEEDRFLTYRELAVELAQYVKDMGFTHIELMPITEYPYDGSWGYQVTGYYAPTSRFGTPEDFQYFVDYMHQQGIGVFLDWVPSHFPKDGYALSYFDGTHLYEYADSRKGEHKEWGTYVFDYGRSEVRNFLIASALFWLREYHIDGLRVDAVASMLYLDYMRRSGEWVTNQYGGREHLEAVNFLRQLNEAVYAEQPGTATIAEESTSWPLVTRPTYVGGLGFTFKWNMGWMHDMLEYMHLDPIYRRYHHNYITFSLMYAYSENFILPLSHDEVVHIKGSLINKMPGDLWQRFASIRAFFGYMWGHPGKKLLFMGGEFGQWSEWNFKESLDWHLLEPPSSPFHAQLRDFVRDLNALYQKEPAFTVLDTDPEGFLWIDPHDSDNSVISFMRRSHKAEDTLLFVCNFTPIPRHGYRLGVPRAGEYYEIMNSDAQRYGGSGLENKQPMPSGPIYWQSCPHSILLTLPPLSTVILKRRQISTEEGNSIDESK, encoded by the coding sequence ATGACAGTACCGCAGCAGCATGGTGCGCCGGAAAAGCTAGAGGTCATTGGGCAAGATATGCCGACGATCTTCACCGATTTTGACCTGTATCTGTTTGGGCAGGGCAAGCATTACCGTATCTATGAGAAGATGGGTGCCCATCCCGCCACTTTCAATGGCGTCGAGGGCGTCAATTTCGCCGTCTGGGCTCCCAACGCGCGCACTGTCTCGGTGATAGGAGATTTCAACGGCTGGAATCGTAGCGCTCATCCGATGCACCTGCGGCACAACGACCTGGGCATCTGGGAATGCTTTATCCCCGGCCTGAAGGAAGGAATCATCTACAAATACGCTATCCTCTCGCGTTACAACCATTATGCCATCGATAAGACCGACCCCTACGGTTTTGCTTTCGAACTGCGTCCGAACAATGCCAGCATCGTCGCCAGCATCCACCAGCACCAATGGGGGGATGATGCCTGGATGGATCAGCGCGGCAGGCATCAGGACTTGAACGCACCCATCTCGATTTACGAGGTACACCTGGGGTCCTGGAAGCATATTCCTGAGCGCCATGTTGAAGGAGCGCCTGAAGAAGACCGCTTCCTGACCTATCGTGAGCTGGCGGTGGAGCTGGCGCAATATGTCAAAGATATGGGATTCACCCATATCGAGCTTATGCCGATTACTGAATATCCCTATGATGGCTCGTGGGGTTACCAGGTCACCGGCTACTACGCGCCGACGAGTCGTTTCGGCACGCCTGAAGACTTCCAGTACTTCGTGGATTATATGCACCAGCAGGGCATTGGTGTGTTCCTCGATTGGGTTCCTTCGCATTTTCCCAAGGATGGCTATGCCTTGAGCTACTTTGATGGCACCCACCTTTATGAGTATGCTGACTCACGCAAGGGTGAACACAAAGAATGGGGAACCTATGTCTTCGACTATGGCCGTAGCGAAGTGCGCAACTTCCTCATTGCCAGCGCTCTCTTCTGGTTGCGGGAATACCACATTGACGGCCTGCGCGTCGACGCGGTAGCATCCATGCTCTATCTTGATTATATGCGCAGATCAGGCGAATGGGTCACCAACCAGTATGGTGGTAGAGAACACCTGGAGGCTGTGAATTTCCTGCGCCAATTGAATGAGGCCGTCTATGCGGAGCAGCCCGGAACGGCAACTATCGCAGAAGAGTCCACTTCCTGGCCGCTGGTAACACGTCCCACCTATGTTGGTGGCTTAGGCTTCACATTTAAATGGAACATGGGCTGGATGCATGACATGTTGGAGTACATGCATCTCGATCCCATTTACAGGCGCTATCATCATAATTACATTACCTTTTCTCTCATGTATGCATATTCAGAGAACTTCATTCTGCCGCTGTCTCATGATGAGGTTGTACACATCAAGGGCTCGTTGATCAACAAGATGCCCGGCGACCTCTGGCAGCGCTTTGCCAGTATACGCGCCTTCTTCGGCTATATGTGGGGGCATCCGGGCAAGAAATTGCTTTTTATGGGCGGCGAATTCGGACAGTGGAGCGAGTGGAACTTCAAGGAGAGCCTGGATTGGCACCTGCTCGAACCACCCAGCAGCCCATTTCATGCCCAGCTGCGCGATTTCGTGCGCGACCTGAACGCCCTCTATCAAAAGGAGCCTGCGTTCACAGTATTGGATACCGACCCGGAGGGATTTTTATGGATCGATCCACATGATTCAGATAACAGCGTCATCTCCTTTATGAGGCGCAGCCATAAGGCGGAGGACACGCTTCTATTCGTTTGTAACTTCACCCCTATACCGCGTCATGGGTATCGACTTGGCGTACCACGGGCAGGTGAATATTACGAGATAATGAACAGTGACGCACAGCGCTATGGTGGCAGCGGGCTGGAGAACAAACAACCGATGCCGAGCGGGCCTATTTATTGGCAGTCCTGTCCGCATTCTATACTACTAACCCTGCCACCTCTTAGTACAGTAATTTTGAAGCGGCGGCAAATTAGTACGGAAGAAGGGAATAGTATCGATGAGTCGAAATAA
- a CDS encoding TraR/DksA family transcriptional regulator, with amino-acid sequence MTIDLQKMRERLEARRDELQAEIAGLTEAHPTPVDPNEASEGPQDFEETAVDFLETQQEQSLLVNEQALLTQVLGALKRIDEGTYGKCVNCGRPIPEKRLEAIPWAERDVQCEAQLEQRNLSREELYPDDTQ; translated from the coding sequence ATGACTATTGACTTACAAAAGATGCGAGAACGGCTTGAAGCCAGGCGCGATGAACTGCAAGCAGAAATAGCCGGGTTGACGGAGGCCCATCCAACGCCGGTTGATCCCAATGAAGCCAGCGAGGGTCCACAAGACTTTGAAGAGACCGCCGTGGATTTCCTGGAGACGCAGCAAGAGCAGTCCCTGCTGGTAAACGAGCAGGCTCTGCTTACCCAAGTATTGGGTGCGCTGAAGCGTATCGACGAGGGTACCTATGGGAAATGTGTGAATTGCGGTCGGCCCATCCCTGAAAAACGCCTGGAGGCAATTCCGTGGGCAGAACGCGATGTGCAATGCGAGGCACAACTTGAGCAGCGGAACCTGAGCAGGGAAGAGCTTTATCCCGACGATACCCAGTAA
- a CDS encoding RluA family pseudouridine synthase has translation MHNPDSPLADSEHTWKIQPQEAGQRLDRYLVGVLQDLSRTAIQQLVIDGKVLVNGRPGKPGHMLRSGDEVRALKTTPESRQGSIRPSKAPLDIVYEDPDLLVVNKAAGVVVHPAPGHHEDTLVNALLDYYPDLKEVGAELRPGIVHRLDKDTSGLMIVAKNARTQAALMEQMRRHQVVKRYLALVEGVVALDAGSIDAPIGRDIRHRQQMAITAVGSREARTHFRVLERFSRHTLLLLQLETGRTHQIRVHLKAIGHPVAGDPVYGTGSTIRGVELDRQFLHAYQLKFTHPITGAPVELEAPLPDDLQRVLDARNFL, from the coding sequence ATGCACAACCCTGATTCGCCCTTAGCAGATAGTGAGCATACCTGGAAGATCCAGCCGCAGGAGGCAGGTCAAAGGCTGGATCGTTACCTGGTAGGCGTGTTGCAAGACCTCTCGCGCACCGCCATCCAGCAGCTGGTGATTGATGGCAAGGTTCTTGTCAATGGAAGGCCAGGCAAGCCTGGTCATATGCTTCGCAGCGGCGACGAAGTAAGGGCATTGAAAACCACGCCTGAAAGCCGGCAGGGAAGCATCCGGCCCAGCAAGGCGCCCCTGGATATCGTTTATGAGGACCCGGATTTGCTGGTCGTCAACAAGGCGGCCGGCGTAGTTGTGCATCCTGCGCCGGGACATCACGAGGATACGCTGGTCAACGCGCTGCTGGACTATTATCCTGATCTGAAAGAAGTGGGCGCCGAGCTACGGCCAGGAATCGTACACCGCCTCGACAAGGATACATCAGGACTAATGATCGTCGCGAAAAATGCGCGCACGCAGGCGGCCCTGATGGAGCAAATGAGGCGGCACCAGGTCGTGAAACGATACCTGGCGCTGGTGGAGGGAGTTGTAGCGCTGGATGCGGGGAGTATCGATGCCCCTATCGGGCGAGATATACGTCATCGCCAGCAAATGGCTATCACTGCGGTCGGCAGCAGGGAAGCGCGCACCCACTTTCGTGTATTGGAGCGCTTCTCTCGCCATACCCTTCTGCTCTTGCAATTAGAAACCGGCCGCACCCACCAGATTCGCGTGCATTTGAAGGCTATAGGACATCCCGTTGCCGGCGATCCAGTCTACGGAACCGGCAGTACTATTCGCGGTGTGGAGCTTGATCGCCAGTTCCTGCACGCGTACCAGCTCAAATTCACTCATCCCATCACCGGCGCACCTGTAGAGCTAGAAGCGCCTCTCCCAGACGATTTGCAAAGGGTTCTTGATGCCAGAAACTTCTTATAG
- a CDS encoding Tn3 family transposase — MALRPTSHTRESRHRMKRTWDIEELIEHFTLVPPEMELLGNKTGATRLGFALLLKCFQLEGRFPAAKHEIPRSVIDYVAHQLKLDAALFSEYDWEGRTITNHRTQIREHFAFRDATASDGEEVANWLVSTGQAAVPHLERLKAIVYARFRELRLLPPTPERIERLIHSACATAEQQFFVETFARLSDTSRTRLDVLLNSSLEVEESEEMEAPDETGEDAEEDEETMPLDHVTWHDLKLNPGPVGVKSVRQELAKLRTLEHLKLPEDLFGTVPTRILSRYRQRAATETLHELRRHPDATRYALLAAFCWQRRHELLDTLIDLLLLIIHKIGTRAEKRVDKELLEDFKRVDGKGRLLYRVAEASLAQPDGTVREVVFKVVGEQRLKDIVKEYKASGSAYHAQVHTVMRASYQRHYRQVIPLLLSLLDIRSNNDVHRPVIQALAVVKRYARTSLVYYPLDEQVPLEDVVKPGFRELVEEKDAQGELRINRINYELSVLEALRERLRCRELWVAGAGKYGNPEDDLPQDFDEQRASYYQALSLPQDAEKFIEALQAEMREALAAFNRSLPQEKVRILDRGGGWISLSPLEPQEEPRNLGRLKGEIGRRWPMTSLLDILKEADLRLDFTQHFKSPGTREVLDREVLRKRLLLCLYAMGTNTGLKRVSVGEHGEAYQDLLYVRRRYIQKDQLRAAIADVANAIFRVRREDIWGEATTTCASDSKQFGSWDHNLLTEWHLRYGGKGIMIYWHVEKHAVCIYSQLKTVSSSEVAAMIQGVMRHCTDMQVQKQFVDSHGQSEIAFGFCRLLGFELMPRLKNIYEQKLCLVDAADAEQYPKLRLILSRAINWDLIRQQYDQMVKYATALRLGTAETEAILRRFTRTGLAHPTYRAFLELGKAVKTIFLCRYLSSEALRREIHEGLNVIENWNGATAFIFYGHEGDFQTNRLDEQELAALSLHLLQICLIYINTLLVQRVLTEPKHFQAMQPADWRGLTPLFYQHVNPYGTFRLDMNERMQIDEEEATA; from the coding sequence CTGGCCCTACGGCCTACCTCACATACGAGAGAGTCAAGGCATCGGATGAAACGTACCTGGGATATTGAAGAGTTAATTGAACATTTTACGCTGGTTCCTCCCGAGATGGAACTCCTCGGGAACAAGACCGGGGCAACACGTCTCGGCTTCGCGCTGCTGCTCAAATGCTTTCAGCTTGAAGGGCGATTCCCCGCCGCCAAACATGAGATTCCGCGATCTGTGATTGACTATGTTGCCCACCAGCTGAAGCTGGACGCAGCGCTCTTCAGCGAGTACGACTGGGAAGGGCGCACCATCACGAATCATCGCACGCAGATTCGCGAGCATTTCGCGTTCCGCGATGCCACCGCGTCGGATGGGGAGGAGGTGGCGAACTGGCTCGTCTCCACCGGTCAGGCAGCCGTACCCCACCTGGAGCGACTCAAGGCGATCGTGTACGCGCGCTTTCGTGAACTGCGTCTGCTTCCCCCAACACCAGAGCGCATCGAACGGCTCATCCACTCGGCATGTGCCACCGCTGAACAGCAGTTCTTTGTCGAGACCTTCGCACGACTCTCTGACACCTCCCGGACGCGGCTTGATGTATTGCTCAACAGTAGCCTGGAAGTAGAAGAGAGCGAGGAGATGGAGGCACCAGACGAGACAGGAGAAGATGCCGAGGAAGATGAGGAGACCATGCCACTCGACCATGTGACCTGGCATGACCTCAAGCTCAATCCCGGCCCCGTTGGGGTGAAAAGTGTGCGCCAGGAGCTCGCCAAGCTGCGCACCCTGGAGCACCTTAAACTACCAGAGGACCTCTTCGGCACTGTGCCGACCAGAATCCTTTCCCGCTATCGGCAGCGTGCCGCTACTGAGACTCTCCATGAGCTGCGCCGTCACCCTGATGCCACGCGCTACGCACTGCTGGCTGCATTTTGCTGGCAGCGCCGGCATGAGTTGCTTGATACCTTGATTGATCTCCTCCTGCTCATTATTCACAAGATTGGGACCCGTGCGGAAAAGCGGGTGGACAAAGAGCTGTTAGAGGACTTCAAGCGGGTCGACGGGAAAGGACGCTTGCTCTATCGGGTGGCTGAAGCCTCGCTTGCCCAGCCAGACGGAACGGTGCGTGAAGTGGTGTTCAAGGTGGTGGGAGAGCAGCGCCTCAAGGATATCGTCAAGGAATACAAAGCCAGCGGCAGCGCCTATCACGCACAGGTGCATACCGTCATGCGTGCCTCTTATCAAAGGCACTATCGCCAGGTCATCCCGCTCTTGCTATCTCTGCTCGACATTCGCTCCAACAACGACGTGCATCGCCCGGTGATCCAGGCCTTAGCGGTGGTCAAGCGGTACGCGCGGACCTCGCTTGTCTACTATCCACTCGACGAGCAGGTTCCCCTGGAAGATGTGGTGAAGCCGGGCTTCCGCGAGCTGGTGGAGGAGAAGGATGCGCAGGGAGAGCTGCGCATCAATCGCATCAATTATGAGCTGAGCGTTCTGGAAGCACTGCGCGAGAGGCTGCGCTGTCGAGAACTGTGGGTGGCCGGCGCCGGCAAATATGGCAACCCGGAAGATGACCTCCCGCAGGACTTTGACGAGCAGCGCGCCAGCTACTACCAGGCGCTCTCACTCCCGCAAGATGCGGAGAAATTTATCGAGGCGCTGCAAGCCGAGATGCGCGAGGCCCTGGCAGCCTTCAACCGCTCGCTTCCGCAGGAGAAGGTCCGCATCCTCGACAGAGGCGGCGGCTGGATCTCCCTATCCCCGCTGGAGCCACAAGAAGAGCCCAGGAACCTGGGCCGGCTCAAAGGGGAGATCGGCAGGCGCTGGCCGATGACGAGTTTGCTTGATATCTTAAAAGAGGCGGATTTGCGCCTTGATTTCACGCAGCACTTCAAAAGCCCTGGAACCCGTGAAGTCCTGGATCGCGAGGTACTGCGCAAGCGGCTGCTGCTCTGCCTCTACGCTATGGGGACCAATACCGGACTCAAACGGGTGAGCGTCGGCGAGCATGGGGAAGCCTACCAGGATCTCCTCTACGTGCGCCGGCGCTACATTCAGAAAGACCAGCTGCGTGCCGCTATAGCAGATGTGGCTAATGCCATCTTCCGTGTTCGTCGGGAAGACATCTGGGGAGAAGCTACCACGACCTGCGCCTCGGACTCCAAGCAATTTGGCTCCTGGGATCACAATTTGCTCACCGAGTGGCACTTGCGCTACGGTGGCAAGGGCATCATGATCTATTGGCATGTGGAGAAGCATGCCGTCTGTATCTACTCCCAGCTCAAGACGGTCTCCTCCTCCGAAGTGGCAGCGATGATCCAGGGAGTGATGCGCCACTGCACCGATATGCAAGTCCAGAAGCAGTTCGTGGACTCGCATGGGCAAAGCGAGATCGCCTTTGGCTTTTGCAGGCTGCTTGGTTTCGAGTTGATGCCCCGCCTCAAGAACATCTACGAACAGAAACTTTGCCTGGTGGATGCAGCCGATGCTGAACAGTATCCCAAACTGCGCTTGATTCTCTCGCGTGCCATCAACTGGGACCTGATCCGTCAGCAATATGATCAGATGGTCAAATACGCCACCGCGCTACGTCTGGGCACGGCGGAGACCGAAGCGATTTTGCGCCGCTTCACTCGCACCGGACTTGCCCATCCCACCTATCGGGCCTTCCTGGAACTAGGCAAGGCGGTCAAGACCATTTTTCTCTGTCGCTACTTATCCTCAGAGGCACTCAGGCGGGAGATTCATGAGGGACTCAACGTCATTGAGAACTGGAATGGGGCGACGGCCTTTATCTTCTATGGGCACGAAGGAGATTTCCAAACCAACCGGCTCGATGAGCAAGAGTTAGCAGCCCTTTCCCTCCATCTGCTCCAAATATGCCTTATCTATATTAATACCCTTTTGGTGCAACGGGTCCTGACTGAGCCGAAACACTTCCAAGCTATGCAGCCAGCAGACTGGCGTGGGTTAACACCGCTCTTCTATC
- the lspA gene encoding signal peptidase II has protein sequence MTFTRARIFDALALLTVIIVVTLDQWTKALVVQHLSPPDIGPRIPLVGDYLVLFYIRNNGAAFSLFDNNSIALVVLIAAAIAIIVYLYLRMLNSGPLVYKLIFGMIIGGAVSNLIDRAHHSGYVVDFISFRIPQIGFYFAVFNLADAAISVGVFLLFVVVLFSSLRRPEEKQGSAIPQKIDDGQAATTGRSQISHSKEQDAQP, from the coding sequence GTGACTTTTACACGCGCGCGAATTTTTGATGCGCTGGCACTACTCACTGTAATAATCGTAGTTACACTGGACCAGTGGACAAAGGCCCTGGTCGTCCAGCATCTAAGCCCACCAGATATCGGCCCTCGCATCCCACTGGTAGGCGATTACCTTGTACTCTTCTACATTCGCAATAACGGGGCTGCATTCAGCCTGTTTGATAATAACAGTATCGCATTGGTTGTGCTGATCGCCGCTGCCATCGCTATCATTGTCTATCTCTACCTGCGCATGCTTAACTCGGGACCGTTAGTATATAAACTCATCTTCGGTATGATCATTGGTGGAGCTGTGAGCAACCTGATTGATAGGGCACATCATAGCGGGTACGTGGTCGACTTCATCTCCTTCCGCATTCCCCAGATCGGTTTCTACTTTGCGGTCTTTAACCTCGCGGATGCCGCCATCTCCGTTGGAGTTTTCTTACTCTTCGTCGTCGTCCTCTTCAGCAGCTTGCGCAGGCCAGAAGAGAAACAGGGAAGCGCGATTCCCCAAAAAATTGATGATGGTCAGGCTGCTACGACAGGTAGAAGCCAGATAAGCCACTCCAAAGAGCAAGATGCACAACCCTGA